A portion of the Natronococcus sp. AD-5 genome contains these proteins:
- a CDS encoding alpha/beta hydrolase family protein, which yields MFDHATPGQAHLAGDAAHTLPRELQAISEYEFEAAQFVDVTTPTLLTGSESPSLYRGATEAVHETLPHSRFVTFEREQHMAMHDTPDRFIDEVVTFVQNQTN from the coding sequence GTGTTTGACCATGCCACCCCAGGACAAGCACACCTGGCAGGAGATGCAGCCCATACGCTTCCCCGAGAGTTGCAGGCGATCAGCGAATACGAGTTTGAGGCTGCCCAATTTGTGGACGTGACCACGCCGACCTTATTGACCGGCAGCGAGAGCCCCTCACTTTACAGAGGCGCGACAGAAGCGGTTCACGAGACACTTCCGCACAGCCGGTTCGTTACGTTCGAGAGGGAACAACACATGGCGATGCACGACACACCGGATCGGTTCATCGACGAGGTAGTCACATTTGTCCAAAATCAAACTAATTGA
- a CDS encoding helix-turn-helix transcriptional regulator, whose amino-acid sequence MTRPVSVGVVVLVVAVVLAGISGPMVLVGVGTANSASPQQSSEEDAISATNTYAADDVDTQDFDNTRFEITVHENGSATWTFRYEQQLTDSNEEQNFKAFAEEFESEETGLYNRFTDQAEALTETGSEMTDREMEATDFDRSASVEHRLNTWGVVEMSFRWEGFAKIEDDRIVVGDVFRNMYLSEDQSIVIAPDENENLVITDADPDPEENYTGNSMQEASSISWDGEEEFSNERPRVVLQDADVVGDSSPTTGTSNSGTGVLSLPVLLGLVILTLVVGIAAVWYRNQQSDAETANGKPTETPAAAASDPEPEPETDERPDADALAEDELLTDEDRVIKLIRENGGRMKQVNIVEETGWSKSKVSMLLSDMESEGSISKLRVGRENIISLEGFEPEATKSPFDE is encoded by the coding sequence ATGACTCGGCCGGTCTCCGTCGGAGTCGTCGTCCTCGTCGTCGCTGTCGTACTCGCAGGGATCAGCGGTCCGATGGTACTGGTCGGGGTTGGAACCGCTAACTCTGCCAGTCCACAGCAGTCGTCGGAGGAGGACGCGATCTCCGCGACGAATACCTACGCGGCCGACGACGTGGACACGCAGGATTTCGATAACACGAGGTTCGAAATCACCGTCCACGAGAACGGGAGCGCAACCTGGACGTTCCGCTACGAGCAGCAGCTCACGGATTCCAACGAAGAACAAAACTTCAAGGCGTTCGCCGAGGAGTTCGAATCCGAAGAGACCGGCCTCTACAACCGGTTTACCGACCAGGCAGAGGCGCTGACGGAAACCGGTAGCGAGATGACCGACCGGGAGATGGAAGCGACGGATTTCGATCGGTCGGCGTCGGTCGAGCACAGGCTCAACACGTGGGGCGTCGTCGAGATGTCGTTCCGCTGGGAAGGGTTCGCCAAGATCGAGGACGACAGGATCGTCGTCGGTGACGTGTTCCGGAACATGTACCTCAGCGAGGATCAATCGATAGTTATCGCACCGGACGAGAACGAGAACCTCGTGATCACCGACGCGGACCCGGATCCGGAGGAGAACTACACCGGAAACTCGATGCAGGAAGCCAGTTCGATAAGCTGGGACGGTGAAGAGGAGTTCTCCAACGAGCGTCCTCGAGTCGTCCTTCAGGACGCTGACGTCGTCGGCGACAGCAGCCCCACAACCGGCACCTCGAACAGCGGAACCGGGGTTCTGTCGTTGCCGGTGCTGCTCGGACTCGTCATACTCACGCTCGTCGTCGGCATTGCCGCCGTCTGGTACCGAAATCAGCAGTCGGACGCCGAGACGGCGAACGGGAAGCCGACGGAGACGCCGGCAGCCGCGGCGTCCGACCCGGAGCCCGAACCCGAGACGGACGAGCGTCCGGACGCGGACGCCCTCGCCGAGGATGAACTCCTGACGGACGAGGACCGGGTGATCAAACTCATTCGGGAGAACGGCGGCCGGATGAAACAGGTCAACATCGTCGAGGAGACCGGCTGGTCGAAGTCCAAGGTCAGCATGCTCCTCTCGGACATGGAGAGCGAAGGCAGCATCAGCAAACTCCGCGTCGGCCGCGAGAACATCATCAGCCTGGAAGGGTTCGAACCCGAGGCGACGAAGTCGCCCTTCGACGAGTAG